A single window of Oreochromis aureus strain Israel breed Guangdong linkage group 5, ZZ_aureus, whole genome shotgun sequence DNA harbors:
- the gcnt7 gene encoding beta-1,3-galactosyl-O-glycosyl-glycoprotein beta-1,6-N-acetylglucosaminyltransferase 7 isoform X1: MRQLEGTKCSFLVCLGISIIIFSFIYLRTRTPPELKPPPSSSCKPFSTACKTVLPGMKKGVNWYRRDCQEESYILNSHFLCSNLTRDLHFITRPLSRTEELYPLAFIVTIHKELELFIRLLRAIYMPQNVYCIHVDAKAPREYREAVQKLVSCFPNTFLSSHSETVTYAGFSRLQADLNCMKDLAKSKTDWKKVVNLCGQDFPVKTNLELVQYMQSQQWRDKNMTPGVKQPMSMRYRTQRQYKEIVGSHVAPKGRGVRKRPPPHNLQLYFGTAYYALTRPFVDFVLKSPIAHDLLDWSRDTFSPDEHYWVTLNHIKEAPGSRIDGGWEGAIRAIKWRDQEGSAHSGCKGHYIRGICIYGVEDLPWIISMDSMFANKFESNTFPEALDCLEQWHRNKVLNQATVPIEPSWLLAIHSNYSNSSSYFNSSAGE; the protein is encoded by the exons ATGCGCCAGCTTGAAGGGACAAAATGCAGCTTCCTTGTGTGCCTGGGGATAAGTATTATTatcttttcattcatttatttgagGACTAGGACGCCACCTGAGTTAAAGCCTCCCCCATCTTCAAGTTGCAAACCTTTCTCAACTGCGTGTAAAACTGTTTTGCCAGGCATGAAGAAAGGAGTAAATTGGTACCGCCGTGACTGTCAG GAGGAAAGCTACATTCTAAACAGCCATTTCCTGTGCTCAAACTTGACAAGAGATTTACACTTTATAACAAGACCTCTAAGTCGTACAGAGGAGCTCTACCCTTTAGCTTTCATTGTGACTATTCATAAAGAGCTGGAGCTTTTCATCCGCCTCTTGAGGGCCATTTATATGCCACAAAATGTGTACTGCATTCACGTGGATGCTAAGGCTCCACGGGAGTATCGGGAGGCTGTACAGAAGCTAGTCAGCTGCTTTCCAAATACATTCCTCTCCAGTCACAGTGAAACTGTGACCTACGCTGGTTTTTCTCGTTTGCAAGCAGATCTGAATTGCATGAAGGATCTAGCGAAATCCAAGacagactggaaaaaggtgGTGAATCTGTGTGGACAAGATTTTCCTGTTAAGACTAACCTGgaactggtacagtacatgcagAGCCAACAATGGAGGGATAAAAACATGACACCTGGGGTCAAACAGCCGATGTCGATGAGGTACAGAACACAACGCCAGTACAAGGAGATTGTGGGGTCACATGTAGCTCCGAAAGGGCGAGGCGTGAGGAAAAGGCCTCCTCCACACAATCTGCAATTATATTTTGGAACAGCCTACTATGCTCTTACAAGGCCTTTCGTGGACTTTGTTCTGAAAAGCCCAATAGCGCATGACCTCTTGGATTGGTCCAGGGACACATTCAGTCCAGATGAACACTACTGGGTGACGCTCAACCATATCAAAG AAGCTCCAGGCAGTCGCATTGATGGAGGCTGGGAAGGAGCTATCCGGGCAATCAAATGGCGGGATCAAGAAGGAAGTGCACACAGTGGTTGCAAAG GGCATTACATACGAGGCATCTGTATCTACGGAGTGGAAGACCTACCATGGATCATCAGCATGGACAGCATGTTTGCCAATAAGTTTGAGAGTAATACCTTTCCTGAGGCGCTAGACTGTCTGGAGCAGTGGCACAGAAACAAGGTTCTCAACCAGGCTACTGTTCCCATAGAACCGTCATGGCTGCTGGCCATACACAGCAActacagcaacagcagcagctacTTTAACAGCAGTGCTGGAGAATGA
- the gcnt7 gene encoding beta-1,3-galactosyl-O-glycosyl-glycoprotein beta-1,6-N-acetylglucosaminyltransferase 7 isoform X2, translated as MRQLEGTKCSFLVCLGISIIIFSFIYLRTRTPPELKPPPSSSCKPFSTACKTVLPGMKKGVNWYRRDCQEESYILNSHFLCSNLTRDLHFITRPLSRTEELYPLAFIVTIHKELELFIRLLRAIYMPQNVYCIHVDAKAPREYREAVQKLVSCFPNTFLSSHSETVTYAGFSRLQADLNCMKDLAKSKTDWKKVVNLCGQDFPVKTNLELVQYMQSQQWRDKNMTPGVKQPMSMRYRTQRQYKEIVGSHVAPKGRGVRKRPPPHNLQLYFGTAYYALTRPFVDFVLKSPIAHDLLDWSRDTFSPDEHYWVTLNHIKEAPGSRIDGGWEGAIRAIKWRDQEGSAHSGCKAAVFQGITYEASVSTEWKTYHGSSAWTACLPISLRVIPFLRR; from the exons ATGCGCCAGCTTGAAGGGACAAAATGCAGCTTCCTTGTGTGCCTGGGGATAAGTATTATTatcttttcattcatttatttgagGACTAGGACGCCACCTGAGTTAAAGCCTCCCCCATCTTCAAGTTGCAAACCTTTCTCAACTGCGTGTAAAACTGTTTTGCCAGGCATGAAGAAAGGAGTAAATTGGTACCGCCGTGACTGTCAG GAGGAAAGCTACATTCTAAACAGCCATTTCCTGTGCTCAAACTTGACAAGAGATTTACACTTTATAACAAGACCTCTAAGTCGTACAGAGGAGCTCTACCCTTTAGCTTTCATTGTGACTATTCATAAAGAGCTGGAGCTTTTCATCCGCCTCTTGAGGGCCATTTATATGCCACAAAATGTGTACTGCATTCACGTGGATGCTAAGGCTCCACGGGAGTATCGGGAGGCTGTACAGAAGCTAGTCAGCTGCTTTCCAAATACATTCCTCTCCAGTCACAGTGAAACTGTGACCTACGCTGGTTTTTCTCGTTTGCAAGCAGATCTGAATTGCATGAAGGATCTAGCGAAATCCAAGacagactggaaaaaggtgGTGAATCTGTGTGGACAAGATTTTCCTGTTAAGACTAACCTGgaactggtacagtacatgcagAGCCAACAATGGAGGGATAAAAACATGACACCTGGGGTCAAACAGCCGATGTCGATGAGGTACAGAACACAACGCCAGTACAAGGAGATTGTGGGGTCACATGTAGCTCCGAAAGGGCGAGGCGTGAGGAAAAGGCCTCCTCCACACAATCTGCAATTATATTTTGGAACAGCCTACTATGCTCTTACAAGGCCTTTCGTGGACTTTGTTCTGAAAAGCCCAATAGCGCATGACCTCTTGGATTGGTCCAGGGACACATTCAGTCCAGATGAACACTACTGGGTGACGCTCAACCATATCAAAG AAGCTCCAGGCAGTCGCATTGATGGAGGCTGGGAAGGAGCTATCCGGGCAATCAAATGGCGGGATCAAGAAGGAAGTGCACACAGTGGTTGCAAAG CTGCTGTTTTCCAGGGCATTACATACGAGGCATCTGTATCTACGGAGTGGAAGACCTACCATGGATCATCAGCATGGACAGCATGTTTGCCAATAAGTTTGAGAGTAATACCTTTCCTGAGGCGCTAG